Below is a window of Thermogemmata fonticola DNA.
GTGATGACCGCTCGGTGGCATCTACAGGATGGGAAAGAGGGGCGGGATGCAGATCGGCAGCGGGGATCTCTTGACGCGGGGGAGCGAGAACGTGGCGGCCAGCCCAATGGACATCATCACGCTGGGGGAAATCGCTGCGGAAATGTGTTCCGCGGGATTCCTCCCTTCGGAGAGCGGCATCAATCATGAGGCGGGCGACGGCGAGCAGATTCTGCAATTCCCATCCCGCGCGTGTGTCGAACTCGCGGAACAGGACGTACCGGCACCAGAAATCCACGTCTTGCTGGGCCTCACGTAACCGCTGGGCATCACGGATGATACCCATTTTGCGCACCATCAGGCTTCGGAGAGAAGCGGTCAGGTCAGCAATATCCAAGCGGTCGCTGTTATCCGGCGGCGGCAACAGGAAACGCAGGGAACGAGGCACCGGCCGCTCCCGCTCCGAGCGAGCAGCTTCCGCCGCAAAGCGCCCACAACGCGCTCCGAACACCAAACCCTCGATCAGACTGTTGGAAGCGAGACGATTAGCCCCGTGTAACCCGCTGGACGTTACTTCTCCCGCGGCCCATAAGCCCGACAGAGTGGTCCGGCCATCCCGATCCACCGTGACACCACCGATCATGTAATGGGCGCCCGGCCGCACGGGAATCCGATCCCGTGTAATGTCCAAGCCAAAGGCCCGGCAGACCCGATTGATCCCAGGAAAACGCTGCCGCACCTTTTCCGGATCGAGATGACTCAAGTCCAGATAGACATTCGGATGCTGGGTCCGTTCCATCGTCTGGAAGATGGCGCGAGCGACGATGTCACGGGGCGCCAATTCGGCTCGCGGATCGTAGTGCAGCATGAACCGTTCGCCGTGCACATCGCGGAGATAGGCTCCCTCGCCACGGACTGCCTCGCTGATAAGGTAGCGAGCTGAGCCGGCTACATAGAGCATGGTCGGATGAAATTGCATGAACTCCATATCACGCAACTGGGCGCCGGCGCGCCAAGCCGCAGCCATACCATCCCCCGTGGCAACAGGCGGATTCGTCGTTTCACGATACACCATGCCACATCCGCCAGAGGCGAGAATGACCTGCCTCGCCCACACCAAAATGCGCCCCCACTCTCCCCGCTGCAAAATCGCCCCAACGCATCGGCCCTCGTCCGTCAGCAAGTCCAGGGTGAACGAATCATCCCACAATGTGATATGGGGCATCTGCCGCGCCCGGGCAATGATGGCCCGCATCACCTCAAAGCCTGTAGCGTCACCCAAAGCATGGACAATCCTGCGGTGGCTATGCCCCCCTTCCCGCGTTAAGGCCAAACTGCCGTTCTCTACGTCAAAGCGAGTTCCCCACTGGATCAGGCGCTCAATTTCACCAGGAGCTTCCCGCACCACTAGGTCCACCACCTCAGGATCACACAGGCCATCCCCAGCAATCAGTGTATCTTGAACATGGTCCTCGAAGCGATCCTCCGGTGACAATACCCCCGCCAGTCCGCCTTGAGCATACGTGCTGTTGCTCTCAGTGAGTCGATCTTTGGTCACAACCAGCACCGCCAGGTCTGGAGGAACTTCCAAGGCGGCGCGCAGGCCGGCTATCCCTGCCCCGATCACCAAAATATCCGTGAAACGGTGCAGGGCGGTATCGGCATCGAAACTCACAAGATACCGCGGTGCTTGCATAGACCAATGAGGGATTCAGGACACGAAAAGAAGACTGCTTTATCACCGTTGTAGGCCGCGGACGGCTTCTTGGCTGACCCACCGGCTTATTTTCTTTACGGTAGAGGACAGAGCGGTTCACTTTTTCTGGCGTTTCCGCAGCTCCTCGAAGAAGCGTTCTCCGGCCTGCTCGAATCCCGGCGGGGCTATCGGCGCACTCCCGACACCACCAATCCCGTTGCCTGTTCCTGGCCGGCTTTCCACTTTCCCAGCGCCTCCTGCACGAATTGTGGGAGCACTAGCCGGATTGGAGGGCGGCGTCTTGGGTTGGCGTTCTTCGTAGGCTTGGGCTTGGCGTTGCAATTGTTCCACGTACTGCCGCTGCGCTTCCAGGAAGCGTTCGTATTCTTCGGGAGTCCAGCCCAGGCGCCGGAGCAACTCTTCATTGCTGCGGTGCCGTTCAAACTCCTCAAGTTGCAAGGCGGCGGCGCGGGCCTGATGCCGTGGATCGGCTTCCAGTTCCGCTGCGGGGGGATCGGCGGTAGCCCCACCTCGCGGCAAGTACTTGTCCAGATCGATCCGCCCTCGGCTGATCCCCGGTTGTTCGCCGGATGGATGGGTCTGCTCTTGCTGCCGAGCCAACTCTTCCAACCGCTGCTGCAATTCCTTTTGCAACTGCGGCGGATGTTGCGGATCGTCCGCAGGCTGGTTTTTCTGGAGTTCCTGCAATTGCTTCTGCAACTGCTCACGCGCGGGGCGGCCCAATTTCTCATCTAGAGCTTGTTCGGCCTGCTGCCGTCGGTTGGCATCGGGTGAGGTCAAGTCTCGGGCTTTTTCCGCCAAGGCTTTCAATTCCTCCGGGCTGAGTTTGGGGGTGGACTTATTCGCCCCGGCGGCGTTAGCTGGATTCTTCTGATCCACCTGACCCGGTTCTGTTTGCGAACCTTTGGCGGCGGAGTCCTTGGGCCGTCCGGCCTGGCCATCCTTCGAGTGCTGCTGGGCCTCGCGGCGTAATTCCTCCAGGCGTTTTTCGGCAGCAGCGCGGCGCTGGGGATCCGCGGAGGCCAAATCTTTCTGAAGTTGTTCCCATTCGGCCTGCCGCTGTTGCAATTCTTTTTCGATGGCCTGGCGGGCCTGCTGCCCTAAAGCCTTATCCAGCTTGTCGCGCGCCGCTTGTTGCTTTTGGGGATCGTCGCTGGCCAGGTCCTCCACAGCTCGTTCCAGTTCCCGCCGCTGCTCGGCTGTCAAGCCGCTGCCCTTGGGTTGCGCCGGAGTTTCCCCCTTTTTCTCTGCTGCCTGAGCACCCGGCACCGGAGAAGAAGTCTCCTGAGACTTCGGCTGGGACGACATCGGCGATGACGGATTCATGTCATTCGCGCCGCTACGGGGCAATTTGTCCGGCGGCGTTGGTTCCTTGTTCGCCAACTGCCCAGAGGACGGCATACCAGTTTTGGGCAAATCTGGGCCGGACTTCTGCGCGGCAGGCTCTTTCGGAGACTTGTCCGTGGATGGGCTTTGACCCGGTTTGGTCTCCCTCGGTGCCGAAGCCGTTTCCTGAGCCTGCGGGGCTGGTGCTGGACGTTCCTCTCCCGGTGGAACAGCCGAAGACCCCTTCTGGGGATCGCCTTGCGCCTGACTCTGCGACAGGGGGCGTGATTCCGCCGGTGGCTGACCCGTGTCATCAGGCGAAGGTTTGGGCTGACTCACATCAGGAGCGGAGGCATCTGGCATGCCTGAAGACGGCGGTTGCGGTTTGGGCTGCCCCGCTTCTGGACGCGGTTGCTCCGCCGCTGATGGCGACGGCTTGGCTGTCCCTCCCTCGGTTCGTTGGCGCTCCCACTCCTGCTTTTGCCGTTCCAGTTCTTCCCGGACACGCTGAGCTTGTTCCTCCAGCCGCCGCTGCTCCGGTGTCTTGGGCATAGGCGCTTGATCCGGAGAACCGCCCTGCGGTGTGCCGCTGGAAGCATCCGGGCGGGATTCGTGTCCTCCCTTAGCTTGCGGCGTGTTGGTGGAATGTGGCTGACCCTCCTTGGGTTGGGGTTGCCCTTCCTTCGGCTGCGCTTGCCCTTCCTTCGGCTGTGGCTGGCCCTCTTGGGGCTGAGGTTGACCCTCTTTAGGCTGGGGTTGACCTTCCTTCGGCTGTGGCTGACCCTCCTTGGGTTGGGGTTGACCTTCCTTCGGCTGCGCTTGCGGCTGACCCTCCTTCGGTTGGGGTTGCCCTTCCTTCGATTGTGGCTGGCCCTCTTGGGACTGAGGTTGACCCTCTTTAGGCTGGGGTTGACCTTCCTTCGGTTGTGGCTGACCCTCCTTCGGTTGGGGTTGCCCTTCCTTCGATTGTGGTTGGCCCTCTTGGGGCTGAGGTTGACCCTCTTTAGGCTGGGGTTGACCTTCCTTCGGCTGTGGCTGGCCTTGTTGAGGCGGAGTGCGGTCCTCGGTGTCGAGACGTTGTTGCTGCTGTTGGTTGTGGCGTTGTTCTTCCTGCTGCCGAGCCTGGCGTTGCTGTTCCTGCTGCTGTTGCTCCTGGGGTTGAGTGAGGGGAGCCGACAAGCGCAGGCGGCGGATTTCGGAACGGCCCACATTTCCGGCTTGGTCATTCCAGTCCTTGACGGGCGGAGCTTCACTGCAATTGTCGAGAGCTTCCACCCAGTATTCGAGAACCATCCCTTCCTGGGGATGGAAGGGGGCCTTATCGGCGAAGTGAAGGCGTGTCAGGTCAGCGGAGAGTTTGTAGCTCAGGTAGGTGGGCCAGGTGTGATCACGTTCCCGGCGGAAAGAGCGGCCTTCCATGTAGGGGATCGGCTGCAAGTCACGCCCTTGCAAGCGCAAGCGCAGGCGCACCTTGTCCACACCGAAATCGTCTCCCACATGGCCATCTACCATCAGGGTCCCATTCGCAGGGAGGGTTGTCTCGGCATCGGCGGGCTGAGTGATCCTGACGATCGGCGGCAGGTCCGGATCGAGCGTTAGGAGATACCAGGGAGAGTCGACTTTGGTTTCCCCTACGGAAGTGTCCATGCGGAGGCGGTAACGGCTTCCCTCACGCGCGGTGAAGGTGAATTGCAGACTGTCCGGCAAGCCCGGCACCTTCTGGCCCTCGACGGGGTCGAGGTGCTGCGCCTCAAACTCCAAACTCCCGCGGATCGGCTCCCGATTCGTTTTGGCTCGGAGGGTAATCCGAGTTC
It encodes the following:
- the nadB gene encoding L-aspartate oxidase; its protein translation is MQAPRYLVSFDADTALHRFTDILVIGAGIAGLRAALEVPPDLAVLVVTKDRLTESNSTYAQGGLAGVLSPEDRFEDHVQDTLIAGDGLCDPEVVDLVVREAPGEIERLIQWGTRFDVENGSLALTREGGHSHRRIVHALGDATGFEVMRAIIARARQMPHITLWDDSFTLDLLTDEGRCVGAILQRGEWGRILVWARQVILASGGCGMVYRETTNPPVATGDGMAAAWRAGAQLRDMEFMQFHPTMLYVAGSARYLISEAVRGEGAYLRDVHGERFMLHYDPRAELAPRDIVARAIFQTMERTQHPNVYLDLSHLDPEKVRQRFPGINRVCRAFGLDITRDRIPVRPGAHYMIGGVTVDRDGRTTLSGLWAAGEVTSSGLHGANRLASNSLIEGLVFGARCGRFAAEAARSERERPVPRSLRFLLPPPDNSDRLDIADLTASLRSLMVRKMGIIRDAQRLREAQQDVDFWCRYVLFREFDTRAGWELQNLLAVARLMIDAALRREESRGTHFRSDFPQRDDVHWAGRHVLAPPRQEIPAADLHPAPLSHPVDATERSSPAAPEPVPVRSPIANP